A window of the Lolium perenne isolate Kyuss_39 chromosome 7, Kyuss_2.0, whole genome shotgun sequence genome harbors these coding sequences:
- the LOC127314814 gene encoding factor of DNA methylation 5 isoform X2: MSAMDCSSDESSELSDTDIDDYAEKVYVDLKSGRFAARLGPDRFRCPFCLGKKKQDYRYNELLQHAIGVGASNRAAKVKANHQALAKLLKTDHADAAGSVPARQAEALFNPPKPVQDQELYVYPWMGILANVPAEQTEKDGATVMQQLDRFKPSRINAVDSSNGYTGFVVVHFEKDWIGFKDALAFHNYYKSRHLGKREWNEAGRRGKYIFGWLAKEEDYNSDDPVARFLSERGELKTVSELQLEVSRKTETLITNLTNQISAKSKYLMELECKCNQMDLALQRAMEDSDSLHQRYNEEMRNMQSAAREHSRRIVEETDQLRKHLDEKERAIKRRSKQLSEIVAQTDMERRKLENERKKNDGQNDSLNMARIEQEKANEGVRILVEKHKKEKEAALNKILMLEEQLDEKQKLELDIEQLRGKLEVVKHMEGEGIDVKKRTEELTKQLDERMDAMEHMDELNQTLIIKERMTNDELQDAKKELIKGLADLLNPRSIIGIKRMGELDEKAFFSACKERYGAEAETKALELCSLWQANLRDANWHPFKVVATGDTHKQIIDEGDEKLVGLKEQLGEEVYKAVTTALLEINEYNPSGSYVVSELWNNKENKKASMGEVVDHILKQWKLQKRKR, encoded by the exons AT GTCTGCCATGGACTGCAGCTCCGATGAGTCGTCAGAGCTAAGTGATACTGATATCGATGACTATGCTGAGAAGGTGTACGTGGACCTCAAGTCTGGCAGGTTTGCGGCTAGACTGGGCCCCGACAGGTTCAGATGCCCGTTCTGCCTCGGGAAGAAGAAGCAGGATTACCGCTACAATGAGCTGCTTCAGCATGCCATTGGGGTGGGTGCATCCAACCGCGCTGCCAAGGTGAAGGCAAACCACCAGGCCCTGGCCAAACTTCTCAAGACTGATCATGCTGACGCGGCAGGCTCAGTGCCAGCGCGACAAGCCGAAGCACTGTTTAACCCCCCTAAGCCTGTGCAAGATCAGGAGCTGTATGTTTATCCCTGGATGGGCATCCTCGCCAATGTTCCAGCAGAGCAAACAGAGAAAGATGGAGCCACTGTGATGCAGCAGCTAGATCGTTTCAAACCCTCACGGATTAATGCTGTGGATTCTTCCAATGGGTACACTGGGTTTGTGGTTGTTCACTTTGAGAAGGATTGGATTGGGTTTAAGGATGCCCTGGCATTCCATAACTACTACAAATCCCGTCATTTGGGTAAAAGGGAATGGAATGAGGCAGGTCGGCGGGGAAAGTATATTTTTGGTTGGCTGGCAAAAGAAGAGGATTACAATTCAGATGATCCAGTTGCTAGGTTCTTGTCAGAAAGAGGTGAACTGAAGACAGTGTCGGAACTGCAACTTGAGGTGTCCCGGAAGACTGAGACTCTCATAACTAATTTGACAAACCAGATTAGTGCTAAGAGCAAGTATTTAATGGAACTTGAGTGCAAGTGTAATCAGATGGATCTCGCTCTTCAAAGGGCCATGGAAGACAGTGACTCACTGCACCAACGCTACAATGAAG AAATGCGAAATATGCAGTCTGCTGCCCGTGAACATTCGCGGAGAATTGTTGAAGAGACTGATCAGCTGAGAAAGCATTTAGATGAGAAAGAGCGTGCCATCAAAAGGAGATCCAAGCAACTAAGTGAAATTGTTGCTCAAACTGACATGGAAAGAAGAAAACTGGAGAATGAGAGGAAAAAG AATGATGGTCAAAATGATTCCCTCAACATGGCCAGAATTGAGCAAGAGAAAGCCAATGAAGGTGTGCGAATTCTTGTCGAGAAACATAAG AAAGAGAAGGAAGCTGCTTTGAACAAAATCCTGATGTTAGAGGAGCAGCtcgatgagaagcaaaagcttgagCTGGACATAGAACAACTTAGAGGCAAACTGGAGGTGGTGAAACACATGGAGGGAGAGGGTATTGATGTGAAGAAACGCACTGAAGAGCTGACTAAGCAACTAGATGAAAGAATGGATGCCATGGAGCACATGGATGAGCTAAATCAAACTCTGATCATCAAGGAGAGGATGACTAATGATGAACTGCAAGATGCAAAGAAAGAGCTGATTAAG GGCTTGGCTGATTTGTTAAACCCTCGTAGCATCATTGGAATCAAGAGGATGGGTGAACTGGATGAGAAGGCGTTTTTTAGTGCTTGCAAGGAAAGGTATGGTGCAGAGGCCGAAACAAAGGCTCTTGAACTCTGCTCCCTGTGGCAAGCTAATCTTAGGGACGCTAATTGGCATCCTTTCAAGGTGGTGGCCACTGGTGACACGCACAAG CAAATCATCGATGAAGGCGATGAAAAGCTTGTGGGCTTGAAGGAGCAGCTCGGAGAAGAGGTCTACAAGGCTGTGACCACGGCACTGCTGGAGATCAACGAGTACAACCCCAGCGGCAGCTACGTGGTGTCTGAGCTCTGGAACAACAAGGAGAACAAAAAGGCCAGCATGGGGGAAGTCGTGGACCACATCCTGAAGCAGTGGAAGCTGCAGAAACGGAAGAGGTGA
- the LOC127314814 gene encoding factor of DNA methylation 5 isoform X1, translated as MWPFRTRSAMDCSSDESSELSDTDIDDYAEKVYVDLKSGRFAARLGPDRFRCPFCLGKKKQDYRYNELLQHAIGVGASNRAAKVKANHQALAKLLKTDHADAAGSVPARQAEALFNPPKPVQDQELYVYPWMGILANVPAEQTEKDGATVMQQLDRFKPSRINAVDSSNGYTGFVVVHFEKDWIGFKDALAFHNYYKSRHLGKREWNEAGRRGKYIFGWLAKEEDYNSDDPVARFLSERGELKTVSELQLEVSRKTETLITNLTNQISAKSKYLMELECKCNQMDLALQRAMEDSDSLHQRYNEEMRNMQSAAREHSRRIVEETDQLRKHLDEKERAIKRRSKQLSEIVAQTDMERRKLENERKKNDGQNDSLNMARIEQEKANEGVRILVEKHKKEKEAALNKILMLEEQLDEKQKLELDIEQLRGKLEVVKHMEGEGIDVKKRTEELTKQLDERMDAMEHMDELNQTLIIKERMTNDELQDAKKELIKGLADLLNPRSIIGIKRMGELDEKAFFSACKERYGAEAETKALELCSLWQANLRDANWHPFKVVATGDTHKQIIDEGDEKLVGLKEQLGEEVYKAVTTALLEINEYNPSGSYVVSELWNNKENKKASMGEVVDHILKQWKLQKRKR; from the exons ATGTGGCCGTTCAGGACGAG GTCTGCCATGGACTGCAGCTCCGATGAGTCGTCAGAGCTAAGTGATACTGATATCGATGACTATGCTGAGAAGGTGTACGTGGACCTCAAGTCTGGCAGGTTTGCGGCTAGACTGGGCCCCGACAGGTTCAGATGCCCGTTCTGCCTCGGGAAGAAGAAGCAGGATTACCGCTACAATGAGCTGCTTCAGCATGCCATTGGGGTGGGTGCATCCAACCGCGCTGCCAAGGTGAAGGCAAACCACCAGGCCCTGGCCAAACTTCTCAAGACTGATCATGCTGACGCGGCAGGCTCAGTGCCAGCGCGACAAGCCGAAGCACTGTTTAACCCCCCTAAGCCTGTGCAAGATCAGGAGCTGTATGTTTATCCCTGGATGGGCATCCTCGCCAATGTTCCAGCAGAGCAAACAGAGAAAGATGGAGCCACTGTGATGCAGCAGCTAGATCGTTTCAAACCCTCACGGATTAATGCTGTGGATTCTTCCAATGGGTACACTGGGTTTGTGGTTGTTCACTTTGAGAAGGATTGGATTGGGTTTAAGGATGCCCTGGCATTCCATAACTACTACAAATCCCGTCATTTGGGTAAAAGGGAATGGAATGAGGCAGGTCGGCGGGGAAAGTATATTTTTGGTTGGCTGGCAAAAGAAGAGGATTACAATTCAGATGATCCAGTTGCTAGGTTCTTGTCAGAAAGAGGTGAACTGAAGACAGTGTCGGAACTGCAACTTGAGGTGTCCCGGAAGACTGAGACTCTCATAACTAATTTGACAAACCAGATTAGTGCTAAGAGCAAGTATTTAATGGAACTTGAGTGCAAGTGTAATCAGATGGATCTCGCTCTTCAAAGGGCCATGGAAGACAGTGACTCACTGCACCAACGCTACAATGAAG AAATGCGAAATATGCAGTCTGCTGCCCGTGAACATTCGCGGAGAATTGTTGAAGAGACTGATCAGCTGAGAAAGCATTTAGATGAGAAAGAGCGTGCCATCAAAAGGAGATCCAAGCAACTAAGTGAAATTGTTGCTCAAACTGACATGGAAAGAAGAAAACTGGAGAATGAGAGGAAAAAG AATGATGGTCAAAATGATTCCCTCAACATGGCCAGAATTGAGCAAGAGAAAGCCAATGAAGGTGTGCGAATTCTTGTCGAGAAACATAAG AAAGAGAAGGAAGCTGCTTTGAACAAAATCCTGATGTTAGAGGAGCAGCtcgatgagaagcaaaagcttgagCTGGACATAGAACAACTTAGAGGCAAACTGGAGGTGGTGAAACACATGGAGGGAGAGGGTATTGATGTGAAGAAACGCACTGAAGAGCTGACTAAGCAACTAGATGAAAGAATGGATGCCATGGAGCACATGGATGAGCTAAATCAAACTCTGATCATCAAGGAGAGGATGACTAATGATGAACTGCAAGATGCAAAGAAAGAGCTGATTAAG GGCTTGGCTGATTTGTTAAACCCTCGTAGCATCATTGGAATCAAGAGGATGGGTGAACTGGATGAGAAGGCGTTTTTTAGTGCTTGCAAGGAAAGGTATGGTGCAGAGGCCGAAACAAAGGCTCTTGAACTCTGCTCCCTGTGGCAAGCTAATCTTAGGGACGCTAATTGGCATCCTTTCAAGGTGGTGGCCACTGGTGACACGCACAAG CAAATCATCGATGAAGGCGATGAAAAGCTTGTGGGCTTGAAGGAGCAGCTCGGAGAAGAGGTCTACAAGGCTGTGACCACGGCACTGCTGGAGATCAACGAGTACAACCCCAGCGGCAGCTACGTGGTGTCTGAGCTCTGGAACAACAAGGAGAACAAAAAGGCCAGCATGGGGGAAGTCGTGGACCACATCCTGAAGCAGTGGAAGCTGCAGAAACGGAAGAGGTGA
- the LOC127314815 gene encoding pentatricopeptide repeat-containing protein CRR2, chloroplastic-like: MIGRHLPLGVVGARSLTTAPVRHAGADASASTPRQTTTADYNRLLAGYARSPDRRLADARHLFDRIPNPDAVSYNTLLSCHFARGDVAGARELFSAMPARDVASWNTMVSGLSRSGAVEEARAVFLAMPARNSVSWNAMVSGFASAGDMGEAEACFRDAPRKEDPVLWTAMVSGYMDAGNVEKAVRFFHAMPVRNLVSWNAVVAGYVKNSRAEDALRVFKTLVTAAAVRPNESTLSSVLLGCSNLSALGFGRQVHQWCIKLPLSRRVTVGTALVSMYCKCGDLEGACRLFGEMRTRDVVAWNAMISGYAQHGDGREAIRLFEKMKDKGVEPNWITFVAVLTACIHTGLCDFAIQCFEGMQEAYGIKPRVDHYSCMVDLLCRAGLLERSVNLIRSMPFEPHPSAYGTLLAACRVYKNLEFAEFAAGKLIEQNPQSAGAYVY; this comes from the coding sequence ATGATCGGGCGCCATCTTCCTCTGGGTGTCGTCGGTGCGCGCTCCCTCACAACGGCACCCGTCCGGCACGCCGGGGCGGATGCCTCCGCGTCCACGCCCCGTCAGACCACTACTGCCGACTACaaccgcctcctcgccggctacGCGAGGTCGCCCGACCGCCGCCTCGCGGACGCGCGCCACCTGTTCGACAGAATCCCGAACCCCGACGCCGTCTCCTACAACACGCTCCTCTCCTGCCACTTCGCCCGCGGCGACGTCGCGGGCGCCCGGGAGCTCTTCTCCGCGATGCCGGCCAGGGACGTCGCGTCCTGGAACACCATGGTGTCCGGCCTGTCCAGGAGCGGGGCCGTGGAGGAGGCCAGGGCCGTGTTCCTGGCCATGCCGGCGAGGAACTCCGTCTCGTGGAACGCCATGGTTTCCGGGTTCGCCTCCGCTGGCGACATGGGCGAGGCGGAGGCGTGCTTCCGGGACGCGCCGCGGAAGGAGGACCCGGTTCTCTGGACCGCGATGGTGTCGGGGTACATGGACGCCGGCAACGTGGAGAAGGCCGTCCGGTTCTTTCACGCGATGCCCGTGAGGAACCTGGTCTCGTGGAACGCCGTGGTTGCTGGCTATGTCAAGAATTCGCGCGCGGAGGACGCCTTGCGGGTGTTCAAGACTCTGGTCACGGCTGCCGCTGTCCGGCCGAATGAGTCGACGCTGAGTAGCGTGCTCCTTGGATGCAGCAACTTGTCTGCGCTGGGGTTCGGGAGACAGGTCCATCAGTGGTGCATCAAGTTGCCGCTGAGTAGGAGAGTCACCGTGGGCACGGCCCTTGTGAGCATGTACTGCAAGTGCGGGGACTTGGAGGGTGCTTGCAGGCTGTTCGGTGAGATGCGCACAAGGGATGTAGTTGCGTGGAATGCAATGATTTCCGGCTACGCTCAGCATGGGGATGGACGGGAAGCTATCAGATTGTTTGAGAAGATGAAGGATAAAGGAGTTGAGCCAAACTGGATTACTTTCGTGGCAGTGCTGACAGCTTGTATCCATACTGGGTTGTGTGATTTTGCAATACAGTGCTTTGAGGGTATGCAGGAAGCCTATGGAATTAAGCCCCGGGTTGATCATTACTCTTGCATGGTGGATCTTCTCTGCCGAGCTGGTTTGCTTGAAAGATCGGTGAACTTGATTCGCTCTATGCCATTTGAGCCACATCCTTCTGCATATGGCACTCTATTGGCTGCCTGTAGAGTTTATAAGAATTTGGAATTTGCTGAGTTTGCTGCTGGAAAGCTAATCGAGCAGAACCCGCAGAGCGCAGGCGCCTATGTATACTAG